The following proteins come from a genomic window of Synechococcus sp. BIOS-E4-1:
- a CDS encoding circadian clock protein KaiA encodes MARPALTIALLLKTRDLVEICCQWLPVNRYAPVDLGAVESGQGVVELLSRQREAVDAVVIEQCLLDDKTREALGSEGLLFPAVVVGELMGRVDYHPEEVHLPGDQLEQLGYNVDASISRFLRQGQKDARPEDGAEQNAMPSMDGSAWKLSSRLQERLGYLGVFYKRDPSRFLANLPPDEQRDLVQSLQRTYRDLLISYFRDPAAANQALESFVNTAFFGDLPITRAVEIHMNLIDDFWKQLRLEGHKNDFLQDYRLALLDVMAHLCEMYRRSIPAEVSLTPAAGERRVLTDPEVAP; translated from the coding sequence ATGGCTCGTCCGGCACTTACGATCGCTTTGCTGCTCAAGACGAGAGATCTCGTTGAGATCTGCTGCCAATGGCTGCCGGTGAATCGCTATGCACCCGTTGATCTCGGTGCCGTCGAGTCGGGTCAGGGTGTTGTTGAACTGCTCTCCCGCCAGCGTGAAGCGGTGGATGCCGTCGTGATTGAGCAGTGCCTGCTGGATGACAAGACCCGTGAAGCTCTCGGCAGTGAGGGTTTGTTGTTCCCCGCTGTGGTGGTGGGTGAGTTGATGGGGCGTGTGGATTACCACCCTGAAGAGGTCCATCTGCCTGGAGATCAGCTGGAGCAGCTGGGCTACAACGTTGATGCCTCCATTTCTCGCTTCCTGCGCCAGGGGCAGAAGGATGCCAGACCCGAAGACGGCGCTGAACAGAACGCCATGCCTTCCATGGATGGCAGTGCCTGGAAGCTGTCTAGTCGCCTGCAGGAGCGACTCGGGTATCTGGGCGTTTTCTACAAGCGAGACCCCTCCCGCTTTCTGGCCAACCTGCCTCCTGATGAGCAGCGGGACCTCGTTCAGTCACTTCAGCGCACCTATCGGGATCTGTTGATCAGCTACTTCAGGGATCCGGCTGCGGCTAACCAGGCACTGGAGAGTTTCGTGAACACAGCCTTCTTCGGGGATCTGCCGATCACCCGAGCTGTGGAGATCCACATGAATCTCATTGACGACTTCTGGAAGCAGCTCAGACTTGAAGGGCATAAAAACGATTTTCTTCAGGACTATCGCCTCGCTCTGCTCGATGTCATGGCTCACCTCTGCGAGATGTATCGACGTTCGATACCTGCTGAGGTCTCTCTGACACCCGCGGCCGGGGAACGTCGCGTTCTCACCGATCCGGAGGTGGCCCCATGA
- the rpmA gene encoding 50S ribosomal protein L27 encodes MAHKKGTGSTRNGRDSNSKRLGVKAYGGESVTAGSILIRQRGTSVLPGVNVGHGKDDTLFALTDGVVKFETIRRGLRNRKRINITAAV; translated from the coding sequence ATGGCTCATAAGAAAGGCACAGGTTCAACCCGTAACGGCCGCGACTCCAATTCCAAGCGTCTCGGAGTGAAGGCTTACGGCGGAGAATCCGTCACCGCCGGCTCCATCCTGATCCGTCAGCGCGGCACTTCAGTTCTGCCCGGAGTCAATGTTGGTCACGGCAAGGACGACACTCTCTTTGCACTGACTGATGGCGTGGTGAAGTTCGAGACGATCCGACGCGGACTGCGCAATCGCAAGCGCATCAACATCACCGCTGCTGTTTGA
- a CDS encoding bifunctional 2-polyprenyl-6-hydroxyphenol methylase/3-demethylubiquinol 3-O-methyltransferase UbiG, whose product MQSLNASAGVDIQEFLNSGFSVKEHLASYLSLSAAEVAERLPQSTEDLAAMHPGAFDPERAADFYEDTVGTGHLFELAAWHLSSADYIADTLRLQKLFAHGDVLDFGGGIGTHALAAAGLESVRHVWFVDLNPQNRGFVQDRANRLGLEKRVSVHRDLDSLPRRRFDTVVCLDVLEHLPDPSRQLMEFHQRLNPGGRALLNWYFFKGHDGEYPFHFDDPRLVEDFFRCLQSRFLELFHPLLITTRVYRPIEDS is encoded by the coding sequence ATGCAGTCACTCAATGCCTCCGCTGGTGTGGACATTCAAGAGTTTCTCAACAGCGGCTTCTCAGTGAAGGAGCATCTCGCGTCTTACCTATCGCTCTCAGCAGCGGAAGTCGCCGAGCGACTGCCTCAGAGCACTGAGGATCTGGCAGCGATGCATCCGGGTGCTTTCGATCCTGAGCGAGCGGCTGATTTCTATGAGGACACGGTTGGCACGGGCCATCTGTTCGAATTGGCAGCCTGGCATCTCAGCAGTGCCGACTACATCGCAGACACTCTGCGGCTGCAGAAGCTTTTTGCTCATGGCGATGTGCTCGATTTCGGAGGCGGTATTGGAACGCATGCTCTGGCTGCAGCGGGTCTGGAGAGCGTTCGGCATGTCTGGTTTGTGGATCTCAATCCTCAGAACCGTGGATTTGTCCAGGACCGTGCTAATCGTCTGGGACTTGAGAAGCGTGTGAGTGTCCACCGCGATCTCGACAGTCTTCCCCGTCGGCGTTTCGACACGGTGGTGTGTCTTGATGTGCTTGAGCACCTTCCTGATCCCTCGAGGCAGTTGATGGAGTTTCACCAACGCCTCAATCCCGGCGGTCGGGCTCTACTCAACTGGTATTTCTTCAAGGGGCATGACGGTGAGTACCCCTTTCACTTCGATGACCCGCGGCTGGTGGAAGACTTTTTTCGCTGCTTGCAGAGCCGCTTCCTGGAGTTGTTTCATCCACTGCTGATCACAACCAGGGTCTACCGTCCGATTGAGGACAGCTGA
- a CDS encoding DUF2127 domain-containing protein, producing MAQISGQGRWLIRLIVVKKLLLAGVLLAISLAAVFGDVHYAELSDFAETWGKADRQFLSSLAVKGTLLGPTRLMRLAFVSGLYAALILVAAWATWVGRRWGEWLLVGVLGLALPLEVVDALHEQSPRTWIVLGLTVIGLVLTTRMALSSERRP from the coding sequence ATGGCCCAGATCTCAGGACAGGGTCGCTGGCTGATTCGTCTGATTGTGGTTAAGAAGCTCCTTCTGGCCGGAGTTCTCCTTGCGATCAGCCTGGCCGCTGTATTTGGGGATGTTCACTATGCCGAGCTGTCGGATTTCGCCGAAACCTGGGGGAAGGCGGACCGTCAATTTCTTTCTTCGCTGGCAGTGAAGGGAACTCTTTTGGGCCCGACACGTCTGATGCGTCTGGCTTTTGTTTCGGGGCTCTATGCCGCCTTGATCCTTGTGGCGGCCTGGGCCACATGGGTGGGTCGCCGCTGGGGCGAGTGGTTGCTTGTCGGAGTCCTCGGCCTCGCTCTGCCTCTGGAAGTCGTCGATGCCTTGCATGAACAAAGCCCCAGAACATGGATTGTTCTGGGGCTCACCGTGATTGGCCTTGTGTTGACAACCCGTATGGCACTGAGCTCAGAGCGGCGTCCTTGA
- a CDS encoding YebC/PmpR family DNA-binding transcriptional regulator — translation MAGHSKWSQIKRTKAVVDAKRGAVFTRIGREISVAARQGSDPDGNFQLRTAIVKAKAAGVPASNIERAIAKGSGKAGDTEQLESIRYEGYGPGGVAVLVEALSDNRNRTAAAVRLAFSKHGGNLGESGCVSYLFQHRSEVSLRSPAINEEALLECLLNLEADGYQLRSPEEALVHGPFEALESLQKGLRDQGWGVSEWGHCWHPLTQVRPDNEESTQQCLKLLDALKELDDICSVSANLELSDDLTA, via the coding sequence ATGGCAGGCCACAGCAAATGGTCCCAGATCAAACGCACCAAGGCCGTGGTGGATGCCAAGCGAGGAGCTGTATTCACCAGGATCGGACGCGAAATCAGCGTGGCTGCACGCCAGGGCAGTGACCCTGATGGCAATTTCCAACTGCGCACGGCGATTGTTAAGGCCAAGGCCGCTGGTGTACCAGCAAGCAACATCGAAAGAGCCATCGCCAAAGGCTCCGGAAAGGCTGGTGACACGGAACAGCTTGAATCAATCCGCTACGAGGGTTATGGCCCCGGAGGAGTGGCTGTTCTGGTGGAAGCACTGAGCGACAACCGCAACCGCACCGCTGCCGCTGTACGGCTGGCCTTCAGCAAACACGGCGGCAACCTCGGCGAAAGCGGATGCGTGAGCTATCTCTTCCAGCACCGCAGTGAAGTGAGCCTCAGGAGCCCGGCGATCAATGAGGAGGCACTGCTGGAATGCCTGCTCAATCTGGAGGCCGATGGTTATCAGCTCAGAAGTCCCGAGGAAGCCCTGGTGCATGGTCCCTTCGAAGCGCTCGAATCCCTGCAGAAAGGACTGCGCGATCAAGGCTGGGGGGTCTCGGAATGGGGTCACTGCTGGCACCCCCTTACCCAGGTGAGACCGGACAACGAAGAGAGCACCCAACAGTGTCTGAAGTTGCTGGACGCCTTAAAGGAACTCGACGACATCTGCAGTGTCAGCGCGAACCTCGAACTCAGCGATGACCTGACCGCATAA
- the rplU gene encoding 50S ribosomal protein L21, which produces MAESSSTTSAAQETGTYAIVEASGQQFWLQANRYYDLDRLNAEVDATVTLDNVLLVKDSKGTTLGKPYVKDASVELKVMAHRRGPKVIVYKMRPKKKTRRKNGHRQELTRVMVQSISVAGKPIS; this is translated from the coding sequence ATGGCCGAATCCAGCTCAACAACCTCTGCAGCTCAAGAAACGGGCACCTACGCGATCGTCGAGGCATCCGGTCAGCAGTTCTGGCTGCAGGCCAATCGTTACTACGACCTCGACCGACTGAACGCTGAGGTCGACGCGACCGTAACTCTCGACAACGTTCTCCTCGTGAAGGATTCCAAGGGCACAACTCTTGGCAAGCCTTATGTGAAGGACGCCAGTGTGGAGCTGAAGGTGATGGCGCACCGCCGCGGCCCCAAGGTGATCGTTTACAAAATGCGCCCCAAAAAGAAGACCCGTCGCAAGAATGGTCATCGTCAGGAGCTGACCAGAGTCATGGTTCAGTCGATTTCCGTCGCTGGCAAACCCATCAGCTGA
- the kaiB gene encoding circadian clock protein KaiB, translating to MSPRKTYILKLYVAGNTPNSMRALKTLRNILETEFKGVYALKVIDVLKNPQLAEEDKILATPTLSKILPPPVRRIIGDLSDRERVLIGLDLLYDELTDNSLTSSLMDALEEVESAESDS from the coding sequence ATGAGCCCACGCAAGACTTACATCCTCAAGCTCTACGTGGCCGGCAACACGCCGAACTCCATGAGGGCGCTCAAGACTCTGCGCAACATCCTCGAGACGGAGTTCAAAGGCGTCTACGCCCTAAAAGTGATCGATGTGCTCAAAAATCCGCAGCTGGCGGAGGAGGACAAGATCCTCGCCACACCAACTCTCTCTAAAATCCTCCCCCCTCCGGTACGTCGGATCATCGGCGATCTGTCCGACCGTGAACGGGTGCTGATCGGACTGGACCTCCTCTACGACGAACTCACCGACAACAGTCTCACTTCATCGTTGATGGATGCGTTGGAAGAGGTGGAGTCAGCCGAATCAGATTCTTAA
- the truB gene encoding tRNA pseudouridine(55) synthase TruB → MACTLTAPIGFAVIDKPAGITSHTCVARIRRVLGIRRVGHGGTLDPAVTGVLPIAVGQATRLLPYLPGEKTYRGVIQLGITTNTDDLQGDELSRQSVPDLSSETLDQALSRFLGAISQQPPQVSAVHVDGERAYARARRGEQMELAARPVTIHQLRLLGWSAAQARLSVEVHCSAGTYIRSLARDLGAALGCGGCLASLRRTQALGFHDNQAVALPAAADEVGKGEMTLMRPELALPHLPKRLLSASEQLDWSCGRRIAPGISGAADAVVVLSDGGRMLGLGVPDGEDGLKPKVVFEARG, encoded by the coding sequence ATGGCTTGCACATTGACTGCGCCCATCGGCTTCGCCGTGATCGACAAGCCGGCTGGAATCACCTCCCACACTTGCGTCGCTCGCATCAGGCGAGTGCTGGGCATCCGCAGAGTTGGACATGGCGGCACTCTGGATCCCGCGGTGACCGGTGTCCTGCCGATCGCAGTGGGACAGGCGACGAGGTTGTTGCCTTACCTGCCTGGTGAGAAAACCTATCGAGGCGTGATCCAGCTGGGGATCACCACCAACACCGACGACCTGCAGGGGGATGAACTGTCCAGACAATCAGTCCCAGACCTGAGCTCAGAAACGCTGGACCAGGCACTGAGTCGGTTCCTCGGCGCGATTAGCCAACAGCCCCCTCAGGTCTCAGCCGTGCACGTGGATGGTGAGCGTGCTTACGCCAGGGCCCGTCGCGGCGAGCAGATGGAGCTTGCGGCACGGCCTGTGACCATTCATCAACTGCGACTGCTGGGGTGGAGTGCAGCGCAAGCCCGTTTGAGCGTGGAGGTGCATTGCTCAGCAGGCACCTACATCCGTTCACTTGCCAGAGATCTGGGTGCAGCACTCGGATGTGGAGGTTGTCTGGCCAGCCTGCGGCGAACCCAGGCCCTCGGCTTCCATGACAACCAAGCGGTGGCTCTGCCTGCCGCGGCGGACGAGGTCGGCAAGGGGGAAATGACCTTGATGCGCCCCGAGCTGGCCTTGCCTCATCTGCCGAAGCGCCTGCTCAGTGCCAGCGAACAACTGGACTGGAGCTGTGGGCGCCGGATCGCCCCCGGCATCAGCGGCGCAGCTGATGCTGTGGTCGTTCTCAGTGACGGAGGGCGCATGCTCGGCCTCGGTGTTCCCGATGGAGAGGATGGTCTGAAACCGAAGGTGGTGTTTGAAGCGCGGGGGTGA